GTTGGTTTGGCTTAAAACATCCCCATTCCATCATCTGCCAATTATTCAAAGGGTCTAGCCCGGAACACCACCAACCACCTTCAGTAATATGAGCATAACGCTGCAACCATCCAGCTTTCACCATTCCAGTATTAGTGCGAGGAAGTAGCTCAGAAATCAATAGGTACTCATAAGCTGTTACGCCTTGGAGTGACCTAAAGTTGAGTTGCACCAGGTGTAAGTCTATACCACTACCCTTGACTAATTCCTCAAGGTGTTGGGGGTGTAAATAGTGGAGATGCATAGGGAAAGACCTGAAGGGAAGACGATGAGATTAAAACATTAACACGCATCTGATTTTTTTCTATAAGAGATATTGCGAGGCTTTTATGATGCTTTTTTTACTTCGTTGTGGGAGACACATCGGTTAAGACTCTAGTGGGTTATTCTGCCTATTAGATCCCCAAAGTAATAATTTTGTATTGTGATATTTGTTCGATTTTAATTTTTATTTATCAGTAAATTTCGGTGTTAAGGAATGCGATCGCTCCAGTGGTTGTCACAAGCATCGCTATAGGGTATTTTTGAGTCATAAGATGGAAAACTTTACAAATACTCATTGCGTGTAGACTTGACAAAAAGCAAACTGATGTAGCAAGATTCCTTTAAGTCCCTTTCGTCCCACATTTCGAAGTGGATAGGAGGCAATGCATGATTGGCAGTATTTCTTTAACCACGATCGCAGCAATTTAAATCAAGGCACTTACCGCATCTTTGAGCCGGAGTGGAAAGCAGAGATTCTCCACTGGTTCAGCCAGGAAGATGTTGCTAAGGAGCAGAAGGAAGATTTTATCCAAGCCTTAATAGATTTTGATGGCGGCTGTGGCGATTTTTATCGGTATCGCGCCTATTTTTTGGCGGCTGAGGCTTTATCCCAGTTTCCAGAATGTAGCTTGGGTGATGCGATCGCTTCTCAAGTGCTGAAATGGAGTTATGCTTACTTTCGGCAAGATAAAAGCGATTGGCAGATACTACCAAAACCATTGGTGAAGACAGCGAGAAAAACTCTGAAATTAACCGATAGAAAACGGGTTATCGCGGCTTTTGTTTATTTGGTTCATTCTACTGAAAGTCGCACAATTCTTAGACTTGCAGCCGAAAAGTTAGGAGAACTCGATCCAGGTAATAAAAGTGCGATCGCTGCTTTGGCACTGCTAACACCAGTTGTTGAAAATAGAGAAACATTCTACCAGATAAGTCAAAATCCTGGGGAAATACCAGCTGGTGATGAAACTGCGATCGCCACTCTATCAAAAACACTTGCAACTTCTGAGTCTGATAACGATCGGTTGCAAGTGGCTAGAAGTCTTTTACAAGTAGACTCTAATAATCAAATTGCAATTCATGTTCTATTGGAGCTAGTTCAAAATCTGGGTCAATCCCCAAAACATCCAGATTATGCTCAGTATATCGCGGACGGAGCAACTAGAACTCTATCGCAAATCGACCCCAGTAATCAACTTGCAATTAATGCCTTAGTTCAATTAATTAAAACTGCTAAAGATCATTCTTACCTTAACTTAGCAGTAAAAGACTTGGGACTTCTGGGTGTCGGGAATGAAGCTGCATTTAGAACTTTAATTGAGTTAATTACCTCGACTAAAGATTATTATATAATATGCGATGCAGCCGAAAGCCTAGTAAAAATTGATCCAGGTAATAAAATAGCGATCGCCACTCTATTAGAGAAGATAGAAACGGTTCAGGATCAATGTTTTTGTCGGAGAGCCGCTTTTCACTTGGGAGAATTAGATCCTGGTAATAAAGTGGCGATTAGCACATTATCCCAGCTACTTAAAACTACTCAGAGCGAATTAGATTCCTTGTATGTAGCCAAAAGCCTAGTAAACATTGATCGTGGAAATCCCAAGGCGATCGCTACTTTATGCCAAATAATGCAAAGCAATCCGTATAAAGATAAATCAATCTTGATGGATGCAGTTCAAAATTTAGAACAACTTGATCCAGGAAACAAATTAGTAAAAGAGAAGCTCAACGAAGTTATCCCTACTCTGCTCCAATTTATTCAAATCTTTCAACAAGATGATGACAATAAAAACTGCTTCAACAACAACGCCACCGTTCAGCTATCCTATGAATCCTGTCTCTTGGATATAGCAGAAAGGTTGACAAAAATACTCCAAAGTGAACATCTACCACAAGTAGTCATAACTCTAAAGGACTATCTAGGTAAACAGTTCTACAAAAACAGTTCATATCGCTACGAAGCCGCATTTAACATTATCTGGCATTGTGCCGAAAATCTCACTTACCCAGATTTCCACAAAGCAATCAACTAAACAACAAGCGCAGAGTTCTTCCTCCGCGAACCTCTGCGCTTCCCTTCGCGTTCCTCTGCGTTAAAAAACAATCTCTTGACTCATCCTCTCTTCCAACACATCCAATAACCCATCCACATCCTTCCCAACTTCCTCAAAACAAACCGGTGGCGCTGGTTCCGGTGCAAACTGAATTAACTTAATTTCCCCCTTCCCAATCCCAATCATCACAACTTCCACATCCGGCTTGTGATTCTCCACAATCCCCAAAATTTCTTGCAGCCGATTTTCAACCCTAATATTTAAATTCTCTATCTGCTCTTTCGGACAATAAACAAAATGCGGCGTTGGTTGCAAATCAATACCAACAGTACCCTGACTGTCACCATTTGCTAACCACAACCCCCAAAACAGCGCCGCCAATTCTTGCTGATTTGCTTTCACAAATTTATCCAACTGGCTACGCCACTTACTATCACTTGATTCTGGTTGACTATTACCAAAAAACATAAATAATTTCTAATGAAGACACAAAACAATGGGCGAAATTCATCTCAAACCAGACTGTACGCGCCAGAGACTAGAATAAATCCCATCTTTCTCCAGCAATTGCTCGTGGGTTCCCGACTCTACTAATTTCCCATGTTCCATGACATAAATGCAATCGGCATTGCGGATAGTGGAAAGACGATGAGCGATCGCAATTGTAGTTCTATCGACTGTAATCCGTTCTAGCGATCGCTGGATTGCCGCTTCTGTCTCATTATCCACTGCTGAGGTTGCTTCATCTAAAATCAGAATGGGGGGATTCTTCAAGACTGCGCGAGCGATCGCAATCCGTTGTCTTTGTCCACCAGATAACTTTTGTCCTCTTTCCCCCACAATTGTCTTATAACCTTCGGGCAATTCAATAATAAATTCGTGCGCTTCGGCAATCTTCGCCGCCGTGATAATTTCTTGCTCTGTAGTCTCAAAGCTGCCATAGGCAATATTCTCTGCTACAGTGCCATGAAATAAAAAGACATCTTGACTTACTAAACCAATACAGCGACGCAAATCTTGTAAATTTAAACTTTGTAAGTCAATACCATCAAGAGTAATACTTCCTGTTTGCACTTCATACAACCGCAACAAAAGTTTGACTAAAGTGCTTTTACCAGAACCCGTTGAACCGACAATTGCAATGGTTTTACCCGCCGGAATATCCAAAGACAGATTTTTAATTACTGGAAATCTATCTTTATAGGCAAAATAAACATTTTTAAATTGCACTTCGCCGCGCACTTCATCCACAGGTAACACGACATCACCGGTATGAATGGCGATAGGAGTATCTAACAAATTCATGACTCGATTAGTAGAAGCCATTGCCCGTTGATATTGGTCAAAAGTTTCGCCTAACCTTGTTAAAGGCCACAGCAAACGCTGGATTAAAAATACTAATACGCTGTAAGTACCTACAGACATTTTTCCCGAAACTGCTGCCATTCCACCATATAAAAGTAATGCTGTAAAACCAACCAAAATCAGCATCCGAATTAACGGTACAAAAGCAGCAGAAAGAGTAATTGCTTTGGCATTACTGCGGCGATAAGCGTCACTATCTAATTCTAAACGAGAGGCTTCATAAGTTTCAGCAGTGAAACTTTTAATAGTAGTTATTCCACTGATATTGTTTGACAAACGCGAGTTAAGAAAACCTACCTTTTCTCGGACATCAGCGTAGCGAGGTGCAAGCAGTCGTTGGTAAGCAAAAGAACCCCAAAGAATAAACGGCATGGGAGACAAAGCCATCCACGCGACGCTAGGAGCCAAAATAAAGAAAGCTGCGCCAATAATTAGAACAGTTGCGGAAACTTGGATGATATCATTGGCTCCCCCATCCAAAAACCGTTCTAATTGGTTAATATCATCACTGAGGATAGACATTAAACCGCCAGTACTGCGTTCTTCAAAATAAGCCAATTCCAACTCTTGCAAATGTTTATAGGCATCCAAACGCAAGTCATGCTGAATATTCTGAGCCAAATTCCGCCAAAGTCGAGCGTAGGCGTACTCAAAAACAGATTCTAGTATCCAAATGATGACGGTGAGGAAGGA
This Nostoc sp. KVJ3 DNA region includes the following protein-coding sequences:
- a CDS encoding ABC transporter ATP-binding protein; translated protein: MATGLKSHQVSRKRKRSTYPLQRLLEYGHQYRKQIWLATFYSILNKFFDLAPPGLIGVAVDVVVKQQDSIIAQLGVRDVFTQFLIISFLTVIIWILESVFEYAYARLWRNLAQNIQHDLRLDAYKHLQELELAYFEERSTGGLMSILSDDINQLERFLDGGANDIIQVSATVLIIGAAFFILAPSVAWMALSPMPFILWGSFAYQRLLAPRYADVREKVGFLNSRLSNNISGITTIKSFTAETYEASRLELDSDAYRRSNAKAITLSAAFVPLIRMLILVGFTALLLYGGMAAVSGKMSVGTYSVLVFLIQRLLWPLTRLGETFDQYQRAMASTNRVMNLLDTPIAIHTGDVVLPVDEVRGEVQFKNVYFAYKDRFPVIKNLSLDIPAGKTIAIVGSTGSGKSTLVKLLLRLYEVQTGSITLDGIDLQSLNLQDLRRCIGLVSQDVFLFHGTVAENIAYGSFETTEQEIITAAKIAEAHEFIIELPEGYKTIVGERGQKLSGGQRQRIAIARAVLKNPPILILDEATSAVDNETEAAIQRSLERITVDRTTIAIAHRLSTIRNADCIYVMEHGKLVESGTHEQLLEKDGIYSSLWRVQSGLR